The following are from one region of the Rosistilla carotiformis genome:
- a CDS encoding efflux RND transporter permease subunit: MPERFQETQDLNWFSEKFVSDDVLILSWDGCHLDDPRQTELTQQLQQPVDLAGEQNVQLFRFVTSGSDLVAQLTSEPLSLKKSQAIARLNGWLVGAPHAAGQPVTSSVVMMLTDEGWRLRDATIQHVQATAQQIVGVSRDQIHIAGTTYDGLAIDEASQKDMGWFTAVCYVICCIVLYLSFRSIKLSAFVFLNAVYCQTISLAMISFGGQTMDSVMLMVPSLVFVLSISAGVHLVNNYQDVVLADGLTEAPRKAIRNAFAPCWLSSFTTSLGLISLISSFLLPIQKFGLFAAIGVLLGTAVLFLLFPCQLEQWPPRRWASRLAGGGADLRNAISQRMVDSIARWWPLILLSTAIAMTIGVIGITRLQSTARVHDLFAPGAKILQDYEWFESHVGPLTPVEIVLRIPKATIAESTSRTPMLDRMNLVRQVQHAAMRVDDIGGTVSAVNFSPSFPDTFRSGSRGIGQIAQRIVLEQRFTDLREMFREMQYFQDDDTEELWRISARVPTSEEIDLGRVGDQLQVAIDSVIEELAPQQGVRSVVCGSMPLIQKAQEQLLDDMARSFITAFALIAVAMMVTLRSIGAGLMAMVSNVLPSVILFGLLGWLGIKVEIGSMMTITAAMGIAVDDTLHFVTWFRRGAAAGLIKHDALVYAFRHCSRAMLQTSMICGLGLLVYAFSPFTPIARFAWLMSSMLGVALIGDLIVLPAIISSRLGNSFLPRR, translated from the coding sequence TTGCCCGAGCGGTTTCAAGAGACCCAAGATCTCAACTGGTTCTCGGAGAAATTTGTCAGTGATGATGTATTGATCCTCAGCTGGGACGGATGCCACCTGGACGATCCACGGCAAACAGAACTCACGCAGCAACTGCAACAACCGGTGGATCTTGCTGGCGAACAAAATGTGCAATTGTTTCGGTTCGTCACCTCGGGCAGTGACCTCGTCGCTCAATTGACCAGTGAACCGTTGTCGCTGAAAAAATCTCAAGCGATCGCTCGTTTGAATGGCTGGTTGGTAGGCGCTCCCCATGCCGCAGGCCAACCGGTCACCAGTTCGGTTGTCATGATGCTGACCGACGAAGGTTGGCGGTTGCGCGACGCAACCATTCAACACGTCCAAGCCACCGCCCAGCAGATTGTTGGCGTGTCGCGCGATCAGATCCATATCGCAGGAACAACGTATGACGGACTCGCCATCGATGAAGCGAGTCAGAAAGACATGGGCTGGTTCACCGCGGTTTGCTACGTGATTTGTTGTATCGTTCTGTATCTCAGTTTCCGCAGCATCAAGCTGAGCGCGTTTGTATTCCTAAACGCGGTTTATTGCCAAACGATCAGTCTTGCGATGATCTCCTTCGGCGGTCAAACGATGGACAGCGTGATGCTGATGGTCCCTTCGCTAGTCTTTGTGCTTAGCATTTCCGCGGGCGTTCACCTCGTCAATAACTACCAAGACGTGGTCCTTGCCGACGGTCTCACCGAGGCCCCACGCAAGGCGATTCGAAACGCGTTTGCCCCGTGTTGGCTGTCGTCGTTCACGACCAGTCTAGGGTTGATTTCATTGATCAGCAGCTTCTTGTTGCCGATTCAGAAGTTCGGGCTTTTCGCAGCCATAGGCGTACTGCTGGGGACCGCGGTTCTGTTTCTATTATTTCCTTGCCAGCTGGAACAATGGCCCCCACGACGCTGGGCATCCCGTTTGGCCGGCGGAGGCGCTGACCTCCGCAATGCGATTTCCCAACGCATGGTCGATTCGATCGCACGTTGGTGGCCGTTGATCTTGCTGAGCACCGCCATTGCGATGACGATTGGGGTGATCGGAATCACGAGACTTCAATCCACCGCCCGCGTGCACGATCTGTTCGCCCCCGGGGCCAAGATCCTACAAGACTACGAATGGTTTGAATCGCATGTCGGTCCACTGACTCCCGTGGAAATCGTGCTTCGGATCCCCAAGGCCACGATCGCGGAAAGCACCAGCCGGACACCGATGCTCGACCGGATGAATCTGGTCCGCCAAGTTCAACATGCTGCGATGCGAGTTGACGACATTGGCGGAACCGTGTCGGCCGTGAACTTTTCGCCCTCCTTCCCCGACACGTTTCGATCGGGTTCGCGAGGCATCGGCCAGATCGCTCAACGCATTGTTCTAGAACAACGTTTTACAGATCTACGCGAGATGTTTCGCGAGATGCAGTATTTCCAAGATGATGATACGGAAGAACTGTGGCGAATCAGCGCGCGGGTTCCGACTTCCGAAGAGATCGATTTGGGAAGAGTGGGCGATCAGCTGCAAGTAGCAATCGATTCCGTGATTGAAGAACTCGCACCACAGCAGGGCGTTCGTAGCGTTGTCTGCGGCAGCATGCCGCTGATCCAAAAAGCGCAGGAACAATTGCTGGACGACATGGCCCGCAGCTTCATTACCGCGTTTGCCTTAATCGCCGTGGCGATGATGGTCACCCTGCGGAGCATCGGCGCGGGGTTGATGGCGATGGTTTCGAATGTCCTCCCCTCGGTGATCCTCTTTGGCCTGCTTGGATGGTTAGGCATTAAGGTGGAAATCGGATCGATGATGACGATCACTGCGGCGATGGGAATCGCTGTCGACGACACCTTGCATTTCGTGACCTGGTTCCGGCGCGGGGCCGCGGCGGGGCTGATCAAACACGACGCGCTCGTCTACGCCTTCCGGCATTGCAGTCGCGCGATGCTGCAGACGTCGATGATCTGCGGACTGGGACTGTTGGTCTATGCGTTCAGTCCATTCACTCCGATCGCGCGGTTTGCGTGGTTAATGTCAAGCATGTTGGGCGTCGCCTTGATCGGAGACCTGATCGTCCTGCCGGCGATCATCAGCAGTCGCCTGGGCAATTCTTTTCTGCCGCGACGCTAG